A genomic region of Papaver somniferum cultivar HN1 chromosome 7, ASM357369v1, whole genome shotgun sequence contains the following coding sequences:
- the LOC113297838 gene encoding uncharacterized protein LOC113297838 — protein sequence MNRPQQKIDGSEPFNIPNLNSFLYDLNQEEGFCITRSPNNLSIGNPVNCVREMHEAERARAQNAPIINLTQSPDNSSIGNPVNCVQEMHEVERATAQNAPIIDLTQLPDYPLMTRNVVEETFPTHTHPALININNVNIGPTHSNNSRIPQTSTRFISEEGNAYNRFSPSLIQWNGMLGTDVQQIGNNMMALGANMNSAYQIPAQQEPITRTAGTKLGPHSSTSISMHGPQIRRNVYMNGVNMNSTDQNHGQQEQTVGIGGPNFMPSLLPARSGHRPQFGKSMLMVGASMNSGYQNVDQELMLRTGISDFSPTSTGSQSDRNMVTSGANKNLSYQNHDQKEQRASNQVMVAVSSNNPTCHPTLEFGDDKLSTCLSGRGTPSNDVIANNSSYSILGTQGDRNHLPLGKKIGDPNLLNNALNPTGGTNMFSLSTVQAPKVDLQHCYPIQGGRIPGSRINSSRKFVPIQAGLIANEQARPAVIGRMSRSATESPNFVPAPVYHTHMGNILSSNSKVFPSLGSTSGSGQTGQPVDIRFLHAQQATGGALCVPLTGKRSPVEGNMSQSVKLPRRSSAAGLPVPMLNRKTVTADPTTNKRVTKPVSVANLAKPVPVAIERVAKPVPMAIEKVAKQVPLLNKKAVNPVPVKPSGNVNPASAITKSPLVPRAELARLLSSLPSHEHIRWEDPDKSNHTIEENCGICKRNLVYAAKGAYVQPSLPPATAVLPCGHAYHDECLEGVTPLEQAKEPPCISCWISDSENC from the exons ATGAATCGTCCTCAGCAGAAAATCGATGGCTCTGAACCTTTTAATATTCCAAATTTAAATAGTTTTCTATatgacctaaaccaagaagaaGGGTTTTGCATTACGCGGAGTCCCAACAATTTAAGCATTGGGAATCCAGTAAATTGTGTTCGAGAGATGCATGAAGCTGAGAGGGCTAGAGCTCAAAATGCTCCCATAATCAATTTGACGCAGAGTCCCGACAATTCAAGCATTGGGAATCCAGTAAATTGTGTCCAAGAGATGCATGAAGTTGAGAGGGCTACAGCTCAAAATGCTCCCATAATCGATTTGACGCAGCTCCCAGATTATCCACTTATGACAAGGAATGTTGTCGAAGAAACATTTCCGACTCATACCCACCCTGCATTGATCAACATCAATAATGTAAACATTGGTCCAACCCATTCCAATAATTCACGAATACCACAGACCTCTACAAGGTTCATAAGTGAGGAAGGTAATGCATACAACAGGTTCTCACCAAGCTTGATCCAGTGGAATGGGATGTTAGGGACAGATGTACAACAGATTGGTAATAATATGATGGCGCTTGGGGCAAACATGAATTCTGCGTATCAAATCCCTGCCCAGCAAGAACCAATAACCAGGACTGCTGGTACTAAATTGGGACCTCATTCAAGCACATCCATTAGCATGCATGGGCCACAGATTCGTAGAAATGTTTACATGAATGGAGTTAACATGAATAGCACAGATCAAAACCATGGTCAGCAAGAACAAACGGTGGGCATTGGTGGACCTAATTTCATGCCTAGTTTACTCCCAGCTAGGAGCGGACACAGACCACAATTTGGTAAAAGTATGCTGATGGTTGGAGCAAGCATGAATTCAGGGTACCAAAACGTTGACCAGGAGCTTATGTTAAGGACTGGTATTTCTGACTTCAGCCCTACTTCGACTGGCTCACAAAGTGATAGGAATATGGTGACATCTGGAGCTAACAAAAATTTATCATATCAAAATCATGATCAGAAAGAGCAAAGGGCTAGTAACCAGGTCATGGTTGCAGTTTCTTCTAATAATCCTACTTGCCATCCGACCCTTGAATTTGGAGATGATAAGCTTTCCACATGCTTGTCAGGTAGAGGAACACCAAGTAATGATGTTATAGCTAATAATTCTTCTTACAGCATCCTTGGGACACAAGGTGATAGAAATCATTTACCTCTTGGAAAAAAAATTGGTGATCCAAACCTGCTGAATAACGCACTAAACCCTACCGGTGGGACTAACATGTTCTCTCTCAGTACCGTCCAAGCACCAAAAGTTGATTTGCAGCATTGTTACCCTATACAAGGTGGCAGGATCCCAGGTTCTCGAATTAATAGTTCAAGAAAATTCGTTCCCATCCAAGCagggttgattgctaatgagcaAGCAAGGCCCGCCGTTATAGGAAGGATGTCTAGATCGGCTACAGAGTCCCCCAATTTTGTTCCAGCCCCAGTATATCACACACATATGGGTAACATTCTTAGTAGCAATTCTAAGGTTTTCCCATCTCTGGGAAGCACCAGCGGATCAG GTCAGACTGGCCAACCTGTTGATATCAGATTCTTACATGCACAACAAGCAACTGGTGGTGCATTATGTGTTCCTTTGACAG GGAAACGAAGTCCGGTTGAGGGAAATATGTCACAGTCTGTTAAGCTTCCCCGTAGGTCATCTGCTGCCG GTCTACCGGTTCCAATGCTAAATAGGAAAACTGTCACTGCAGATCCTACAACAAATAAGAGAGTAACTAAACCAGTTTCTGTAGCAAATTTAGCTAAACCAGTTCCTGTGGCAATCGAGAGAGTAGCTAAACCAGTTCCCATGGCAATCGAAAAAGTAGCTAAACAGGTTCCTCTACTCAACAAGAAAGCAGTTAACCCCGTTCCTGTCAAACCCAGTGGGAATGTTAATCCTGCTTCAGCTATAACCAAATCTCCACTCGTTCCAAGGGCTGAACTTGCCAGGCTATTATCCTCTTTGCCATCTCATGAACATATCAGATGGGAAG ATCCTGACAAGTCTAATCATACAATTGAAGAAAATTGTGGTATATGCAAGAGGAATCTAGTTTATGCTGCGAAAGGTGCTTATGTACAACCTTCTCTTCCTCCAGCCACTGCAGTTCTCCCTTGTGGACATGCCTACCATGATGAGTGCTTGGAGGGAGTTACTCCACTGGAACAGGCGAAAGAACCTCCCTGTATTTCTTGCTGGATCTCAGATTCTGAAAACTGTTAG
- the LOC113294893 gene encoding uncharacterized protein LOC113294893 yields the protein MDETLLCCDGSSRGNPGQAGYGFVVRIHTGVFVYAESGGLGILSNFIAKFIACVSAMEWAINNQRYKVILQTDSKACVVALMNNKIPWFLVARCRELLQVFILFVIDKFIEK from the coding sequence ATGGATGAAACTCTTCTATGTTGTGATGGTTCTTCAAGGGGGAATCCAGGCCAGGCTGGTTATGGATTTGTGGTCAGAATCCATACAGGTGTCTTTGTATATGCTGAATCTGGTGGTTTGGGTATTCTTTCAAACTTCATTGCTAAGTTCATTGCATGCGTTAGTGCTATGGAATGGGCCATAAATAATCAGAGATATAAGGTGATATTGCAGACTGATTCTAAAGCTTGTGTTGTTGCTTTGATGAACAATAAGATCCCCTGGTTTCTGGTTGCAAGATGCAGAGAGTTATTGCAGGTCTTCATTCTATTTGTTATAGACAAGTTTATAGAGAAGTGA